Proteins from a single region of Chengkuizengella sediminis:
- the fliI gene encoding flagellar protein export ATPase FliI: protein MDKINLNVEKYIEHLNHIETVRFNGKVTQVIGLTVESEGPEAKIGDVCYIYPDRHIKPVLAEVVGFRNHKVILMPIGDLNAIGPGCDVVSLGKPLNVKVGHELLGKVLNGLGEPLDGSKLPSNMTSYNTNNLPNNPLSRPRITEPISVGIRSIDGLLTVGKGQRVGIFAGSGIGKSTILGMIARNTSADINVIALIGERGREVMDFIERDLGPEGLAKSVVIVATSDQPALVRMKGALIATTIAEYFRDRGLNVMLMMDSVTRYAMALREVGLAVGEPPTTRGYTPSVFANLPKLLERAGTSSKGSITAFYTVLVDGDDMNEPVADTVRGILDGHIVLDRNLANKGHYPAINVLSSVSRVMKEIVSKDQQLSADHLKRLLSVYTESEDLINIGAYQKGSNLEIDQSLNYMQDILGYLQQSTDERVTFEDAKQLLLNQFSRS, encoded by the coding sequence ATGGATAAAATCAACCTTAATGTAGAGAAATATATTGAGCATCTAAATCATATTGAAACCGTTCGATTTAATGGAAAGGTTACACAAGTTATTGGTCTAACTGTTGAGTCTGAGGGACCAGAAGCAAAGATTGGAGATGTTTGTTATATATATCCTGACCGACACATTAAACCAGTCTTAGCTGAAGTTGTAGGTTTTCGAAATCATAAAGTCATATTGATGCCGATCGGTGATCTAAATGCAATAGGACCTGGCTGTGATGTGGTTAGTCTAGGTAAACCTCTAAATGTTAAAGTAGGTCATGAATTATTAGGAAAAGTATTAAATGGGCTTGGAGAACCATTAGATGGTTCTAAACTTCCTTCTAATATGACGTCGTATAACACAAATAACTTACCTAATAATCCATTGAGCAGACCAAGAATTACAGAACCAATTAGTGTTGGCATTCGAAGCATAGATGGGCTGCTCACTGTAGGAAAGGGGCAGAGGGTAGGTATATTTGCAGGATCAGGTATTGGGAAAAGCACGATTCTAGGAATGATTGCTAGAAATACTTCTGCTGATATCAATGTAATAGCTTTAATAGGAGAACGTGGTAGAGAAGTAATGGATTTTATTGAAAGAGATCTTGGTCCAGAAGGGCTAGCTAAATCAGTTGTTATCGTAGCCACTTCGGATCAGCCAGCCTTAGTACGTATGAAGGGTGCGCTTATAGCAACTACAATTGCCGAGTATTTTAGAGATCGTGGTTTGAACGTCATGTTAATGATGGATTCAGTAACCCGTTATGCAATGGCATTAAGAGAGGTTGGATTAGCAGTAGGCGAACCACCTACGACAAGAGGATATACTCCTTCAGTATTTGCAAATCTTCCTAAACTGCTTGAGCGTGCTGGTACAAGCTCAAAAGGTTCCATTACAGCTTTTTATACTGTATTAGTAGATGGGGATGACATGAACGAACCTGTTGCAGATACAGTACGAGGGATCTTGGATGGTCACATTGTATTGGATCGAAATTTAGCAAATAAAGGTCACTACCCTGCGATCAATGTATTATCCAGTGTAAGTCGTGTAATGAAAGAGATCGTGTCTAAAGATCAGCAACTATCCGCAGATCACTTAAAACGTCTGTTGTCTGTTTATACTGAATCAGAGGATTTAATTAATATCGGGGCATATCAGAAGGGTTCAAATTTAGAGATTGACCAATCATTAAATTATATGCAGGATATATTGGGTTATTTGCAACAATCAACGGATGAAAGAGTTACTTTTGAAGATGCTAAGCAATTATTATTAAATCAATTTAGTAGGAGTTGA